A DNA window from Luteolibacter luteus contains the following coding sequences:
- the ribD gene encoding bifunctional diaminohydroxyphosphoribosylaminopyrimidine deaminase/5-amino-6-(5-phosphoribosylamino)uracil reductase RibD, whose protein sequence is MQGEDAHWMRRAIEEGSKGIGRTSPNPAVGSVIVKDGVELGAGWHRGAGLPHAEREAIAAVKRTHGEAALKGSSVYVTLEPCSTHGRTPPCTDGLIEAGVSRVIYAAEDPNPAHAGRADRLLEEAGISVSRGVLSEEASKLIRAFTKVQRSGLPWVILKTAMSLDGRITRPPGEGMWLTGEVARTEVQRLRAECEAVLTSGETVRRDNPRLDLRDPELAADRAQPWRVVLTRDAGSLPMDAPLFTDANRERTLIEDRDHPEIVLRRLVNERGVSAVLVECGGRLAAELMEAKLVDEWVAFMAPMVNGGPVPALAGGGLGEGVTLHDVRFQRFGPDVMLRGTISQG, encoded by the coding sequence ATGCAAGGTGAAGACGCGCACTGGATGCGGCGGGCAATCGAGGAAGGTAGCAAGGGGATCGGGCGTACCTCGCCGAACCCCGCGGTGGGTTCGGTGATCGTGAAAGACGGCGTCGAACTCGGTGCCGGGTGGCATCGCGGTGCAGGACTACCGCATGCGGAACGGGAGGCGATCGCCGCCGTGAAGCGCACCCATGGAGAAGCCGCGCTGAAGGGCAGCTCCGTCTATGTCACGCTCGAACCCTGTTCGACCCATGGGCGCACTCCGCCGTGCACCGATGGCCTGATCGAAGCTGGCGTGAGCCGCGTGATCTACGCCGCGGAAGATCCGAATCCCGCGCATGCGGGCCGGGCAGACAGGCTGTTGGAAGAAGCGGGGATCAGCGTGAGCCGCGGAGTACTTTCGGAAGAAGCGTCAAAACTGATCCGTGCCTTTACCAAGGTGCAGCGCAGCGGACTGCCATGGGTGATCCTGAAAACCGCGATGAGCCTGGATGGCCGCATTACCCGCCCGCCCGGCGAGGGGATGTGGCTGACCGGTGAAGTGGCCCGTACCGAAGTACAACGCCTGCGCGCCGAATGCGAAGCTGTCCTGACTTCCGGAGAAACGGTGCGGCGTGACAATCCGAGACTGGACCTGCGGGATCCGGAACTCGCTGCCGACCGGGCACAACCGTGGCGAGTGGTGCTCACCCGCGATGCCGGTTCGCTGCCGATGGATGCGCCGCTTTTCACGGATGCCAATCGCGAGCGCACCTTAATCGAAGACCGCGATCATCCGGAGATCGTCCTGCGTCGTTTGGTGAATGAGCGGGGAGTGAGCGCGGTACTGGTCGAATGCGGCGGGCGATTGGCCGCGGAGCTGATGGAGGCGAAACTGGTCGACGAATGGGTCGCCTTCATGGCCCCGATGGTGAATGGAGGACCGGTGCCTGCGCTTGCAGGAGGCGGCTTGGGGGAAGGCGTCACCTTGCACGATGTCCGTTTCCAACGCTTCGGTCCGGATGTGATGCTGCGCGGAACGATTTCCCAAGGCTGA